In Streptomyces rapamycinicus NRRL 5491, the genomic stretch GGGAGGCGAGACTGTACGCGTTCTGCACGCAGGCGATACCGGCCGGCAGGGCGCGGCGCAGGCCGCCGAGGGTGACGCTGCTCAGGCCGATCGCGCCGATCTTGCCCTCGTCGCGCAGGGCGGTCATCGTCGCGAGCTGGTCGTCGAGGTCTACGACCTGGTCGCCCTCGGGGCGCAGCCCGGGGCCGGTGTCCAGGCGGCGGAGGTTGACCACCGGGAGCCGGTCGACGCCGAGGCCGCGCAGGTTGTCCTCGACACTGGCGCGCAGTTGCTCGGGCCGCTGTGCCAGACGCAGCGGCAGCTGCCCGCCGGGGTCGGGGTCGGCGCCGACCTTCGTGACGACCAGGACGTCGTCCTCGGGGCGCAGCGCCTCGCGGATCACGTCGTTGGCGAAACCGAAGCCGTAGAACTCGGCGGTGTCCACATGGTCGACGCCCAGCTCGACCGCGCGGCGCAGCAGCGCGACGGCCTCGCCGCGGCGGTCGCGCAGTCGCTCGAGCTGCAGCGCGCCATAGCCGATCCGGGTAACGGTACGCCCGGCGAACGAAGCGGTCGGGGTGGTCATGGCGCTGTCTCCTCGGTCGGTGATCGCAAGGCGGTGTACAGCAGTTCGGCCTGGTAGAGCGCCATCACCCGGTGAGCGATCGGGGCGGCCCGCTCCCGGGCCCCGGCCGGCTCGTGCCGCTCGACCTTGACCAGCCACGCCGTGACGCAGTCGTGCAGCATCGCCCGCATCCGGTCCGTCATGTCGACGACGATGTCGCGGATGGCCGGGTCGGTGGTCGCCTCCCCCCAGGTCTGCACGCCGACCCGGGCCTCGGCGGGGTCGACCGCGGCGATCAGGCGGGCGAGGAGTTCGTCGGGGCCGGGCGGGGTGTCGCTCGCGGCGTACTCGCCGATGACCTCGGCGCGCTTGACGAGCACCTCGCGGGCGGCGGCCCGGACCAGGTCGGCCTTGTTGCGGTAGTGCGCATAAATCGACCCGGCCGAGAGGCCGGACTCGGCCGTGATGTCGGCGATCGAGGTCCGCTCCAGGCCGTTGCGGCCGAAGCAGCGCACGGCGGCCTCGGCGATCTGGGCACGCCGGAGTTCCTTGCGCGCGTCGGTGAGCCGCGGCACCACACACCCCCCCACAAAAAGAATGGCAGTTCTGCTTGCGCGAGTACGCTAACAGAATCGCTGTTCTTTTTGTGGTCGGCAACACGCACTCGGGCCGGCCCTCGGCACCCGCCCAGCCGTCCGCGGAGCTGATCGGCCGTCAAAGGAACGCCCCCAGTCGCGCTCGGCTCGGACTCGGGGCAGCAGGTTTCAGGCTCAGGTTTCCATGACAGCCTGCTGCTTCTTCCGCATCCGGTAGCTGGCGGCCTTGTGCTTGTTTCCGCACTCCGCCATCCCGCACCACCGCCGGGCCCCGGAGCGCGACACGTCCACGAAGAGGCGGGTGCAGTCGGGGTTCGCGCACTCCTTGGTCTTGCCGAGCTGGGCCGAGCTCAGCAGGTCCACGGCGTCGCGGGCCACCGCACCGAGGACCTCGTCCACGCCGCCGGTCCGCGTCAACCGCCCCGATACGTCGAGCTGATGCCTGAGCAGCGGCAGCCGGGCCGCCTCGTTCACCTCGGCGAGGGCGTCCCTGAGCCCGGCGTCCGAGGGATCTCCCGGCGGCCAGGAACGCACCAGTGTGCAGATCGCCTCGCGCAGACGGCGGACCCGCTCCCATCCCCGGGTGTCCATCGGGCCGGGGTCGTCCAGCAGCCCGGCCTGGCGGATCCAGTGGCTCACGTCGCTCGGGGAGGTCAGCAGCTCCGTACGGAGGCTGCGTCGCCACAGCTTCGTACCCACCAGGTCGAGGCAGAGGCGACCGCTCACAAAGACGAACTCATCCACGTGACCATATTGCCGGGTAACGTCCTGGTTGTCGACGCCCACCCCTGCGCAGGGGCCTCCCTCCCCCACCAGGCCGAATGGGAATCGCCGTGATCGACCTCGGCCTGCCGTCCCTGCGGCCGTCACCTGCCTGGCAGGTAACACAACGATCAGGGGCCGATGCGGCCCTTGCTGCGCATGGCGGCGCGGACGCGTTCCTCGGCGAGCCCGCGCCCGGCGATATGCGGTGTGGTGGCGCGGCGCTGGGCCGCTTCGAGAACCGTGACGGCGTTGGTGCGCAGCCGTTTGGAGATCGTCTCGAAGATGGTGGAGGTCTCGGGCCGGAATCCGGAGTAGCGGGCGTCCATGGCGAAGGCGGCGGCGACGCCACCGGCGTTGGCCACGAAGTCGGGCAGGAGGGAGATGCCACGTTCCGCGAGGATGGACTGGGCCTGCGGCGAGGTGGGCAGATTGGCGCCCTCCACGACCAGTTTGGCCTTGATCTGGTGGGCGGTCGTCTCG encodes the following:
- a CDS encoding aldo/keto reductase, coding for MTTPTASFAGRTVTRIGYGALQLERLRDRRGEAVALLRRAVELGVDHVDTAEFYGFGFANDVIREALRPEDDVLVVTKVGADPDPGGQLPLRLAQRPEQLRASVEDNLRGLGVDRLPVVNLRRLDTGPGLRPEGDQVVDLDDQLATMTALRDEGKIGAIGLSSVTLGGLRRALPAGIACVQNAYSLASRDDEDMLGLCAAEGIAWVPFFPLGGAFPGLPKATEEPAVQAAAESLGVTPSQVGLAWLLHHAPNVLLIPGTADPAHLEANMAVSGITIDAATLAALDAIESRSNEAPIG
- a CDS encoding TetR/AcrR family transcriptional regulator is translated as MPRLTDARKELRRAQIAEAAVRCFGRNGLERTSIADITAESGLSAGSIYAHYRNKADLVRAAAREVLVKRAEVIGEYAASDTPPGPDELLARLIAAVDPAEARVGVQTWGEATTDPAIRDIVVDMTDRMRAMLHDCVTAWLVKVERHEPAGARERAAPIAHRVMALYQAELLYTALRSPTEETAP
- a CDS encoding CGNR zinc finger domain-containing protein, whose amino-acid sequence is MDEFVFVSGRLCLDLVGTKLWRRSLRTELLTSPSDVSHWIRQAGLLDDPGPMDTRGWERVRRLREAICTLVRSWPPGDPSDAGLRDALAEVNEAARLPLLRHQLDVSGRLTRTGGVDEVLGAVARDAVDLLSSAQLGKTKECANPDCTRLFVDVSRSGARRWCGMAECGNKHKAASYRMRKKQQAVMET